From the genome of Pseudomonadota bacterium, one region includes:
- a CDS encoding Hsp20/alpha crystallin family protein — MTDRDVEVTLTGNTLTIRGEKKMEREEKEENRYLAERSWGSFTRSIDLPPGADASQIKAVCKNGVLKVTIPRTDGKKQDVQRIEVKSSS; from the coding sequence CTGACAGACAGGGATGTTGAAGTCACTCTCACCGGAAATACTCTCACGATCCGCGGCGAAAAAAAGATGGAGCGGGAAGAAAAGGAAGAAAACAGATATCTGGCCGAGCGTTCCTGGGGCTCATTTACCCGGTCAATTGATCTTCCCCCCGGGGCAGACGCCAGCCAGATCAAGGCTGTCTGTAAAAATGGTGTGCTGAAAGTCACCATTCCCAGAACTGATGGAAAAAAGCAGGATGTCCAGCGGATTGAGGTCAAAAGCTCCTCCTGA
- a CDS encoding IS5 family transposase (programmed frameshift): MARCELRDDQWKKISDLLPGKEGDPGRRGKDNRLFVDAVLWTARTGSHWRELPEQFGSWNSVFQRYNRWSKAGVWERMFRALSGDPDFEYVMIDSTIVRAHQHSAGAKGGQETEALGRSKGGLTTKIHTAVDGLGNPLRFILTPGQASDYTQAEPLLEGFPAQNVIADKGYDSQKIVEAIEISGAKAVIPTRSCVKNPRNTDFAMYAERYRIECFFNRLKHYRAGATRYAKRARNFASLIYLTASMPWLK, encoded by the exons ATGGCGAGATGCGAGTTGCGGGACGATCAATGGAAGAAGATCAGTGACCTGTTGCCGGGCAAGGAGGGAGATCCTGGCCGCAGGGGCAAGGACAACCGCCTGTTTGTGGATGCGGTGTTGTGGACTGCGCGAACGGGTTCACACTGGCGGGAACTTCCGGAGCAGTTCGGGTCATGGAACAGCGTGTTCCAGCGGTATAACCGTTGGTCGAAGGCGGGCGTATGGGAGCGGATGTTCCGGGCGCTGTCCGGCGATCCGGATTTTGAGTACGTGATGATCGATTCCACCATCGTCCGTGCCCACCAGCACAGCGCAGGCGCAAAAGGGGGG CAGGAGACGGAAGCCCTCGGCCGTTCAAAAGGCGGGCTGACCACAAAAATCCACACCGCTGTCGACGGTCTGGGCAACCCGCTGCGCTTCATCCTGACGCCAGGACAGGCGTCGGACTATACGCAGGCAGAGCCACTGCTGGAGGGTTTTCCGGCACAGAATGTCATCGCCGACAAAGGCTATGACAGCCAGAAAATTGTCGAAGCCATCGAAATCTCCGGCGCGAAAGCCGTCATCCCCACACGCTCCTGCGTCAAAAATCCACGCAACACTGACTTCGCCATGTATGCCGAACGCTACCGCATCGAATGCTTCTTCAACAGACTCAAACACTACCGCGCAGGCGCCACACGCTACGCCAAACGCGCACGCAACTTCGCAAGCCTCATCTACCTCACAGCTTCCATGCCCTGGTTAAAATAA
- a CDS encoding 8-amino-7-oxononanoate synthase, which translates to MSIFTHALQQLKDKNRYRELRLSKGVDFSSNDYLGLVSHPVLREAAINALKEGLPLGAGGSRLLRGHRQDHADLEDFAACFFRCDRALFFSSGFLANYALLSTLPDRHDTIVFDSLIHASLRDGIEASFARSIKVPHNDLQAFEDALKHIDKGHAWIVVESVYSMDGDCAPVKDLLALAEKYNAFLVVDEAHATGIFGPGGRGLTEGLAHDRLITVHTCGKALGVAGGLVCGSADVIDMLVNKARPFVYSTAPMPLQALLVRHALELIEKEPERRQRLLALCDYAAKALPVRPSSTQIFPVILGDDQKALDAAAYLQIHGFDIRAIRPPTVPEGTARLRLSLNLGIAEGDVDRLGQVLQGISISCSVENA; encoded by the coding sequence ATGTCCATCTTCACCCACGCCCTCCAGCAGCTGAAAGACAAAAACCGTTACCGGGAATTGCGCCTGTCGAAAGGTGTGGATTTTTCGTCCAATGATTATCTGGGGCTGGTCAGCCATCCCGTCTTGCGGGAAGCAGCAATCAACGCATTGAAAGAAGGTCTGCCGCTGGGGGCCGGTGGTTCCCGGTTATTGCGCGGACATCGGCAGGACCATGCAGATCTGGAAGATTTCGCTGCCTGTTTTTTCCGCTGCGACCGCGCGCTGTTTTTCAGCAGCGGTTTTCTGGCCAATTACGCTTTGCTGTCTACGTTACCGGATCGACACGACACGATCGTGTTTGACTCATTAATTCACGCCAGCCTGCGCGACGGGATCGAGGCCTCGTTCGCACGGTCCATCAAGGTTCCCCACAATGATCTTCAGGCCTTTGAGGACGCCCTGAAACACATCGACAAAGGCCATGCGTGGATCGTGGTGGAGTCCGTCTACAGCATGGATGGCGACTGCGCGCCGGTGAAAGATCTGCTGGCGCTGGCGGAGAAATACAACGCGTTCCTGGTGGTGGACGAGGCCCACGCCACGGGCATCTTCGGGCCGGGCGGCCGCGGCCTGACCGAAGGGCTGGCACACGATCGCCTTATAACGGTGCATACCTGCGGCAAGGCGCTGGGCGTGGCGGGCGGCCTGGTGTGCGGATCCGCTGATGTGATCGACATGCTGGTCAACAAAGCGCGTCCGTTTGTGTACAGCACCGCGCCCATGCCGCTGCAGGCCCTGCTGGTGCGCCATGCTTTGGAATTAATAGAAAAAGAACCGGAACGCCGCCAGCGTTTATTGGCCTTGTGTGACTATGCGGCAAAAGCTCTGCCGGTGCGGCCGTCGTCCACGCAGATTTTTCCGGTGATTCTGGGCGATGACCAGAAAGCCCTGGATGCCGCCGCATACCTGCAAATCCACGGCTTTGACATCCGCGCCATCCGCCCGCCCACGGTTCCCGAAGGTACCGCCCGCCTGCGCCTGTCGCTGAATCTGGGGATTGCCGAGGGTGATGTGGATCGGTTGGGACAGGTTCTGCAGGGCATATCCATATCCTGTTCTGTGGAGAACGCATGA
- a CDS encoding adenosylmethionine--8-amino-7-oxononanoate transaminase — MTSPIWHPFTQHALFPEAIHIERAQGAYLYTKDGRRIIDAIASWWVNVHGHCHPKITAAIRRQAETLDQIIFAGFTHEPAENLARKLIDITGLQHVFFSDSGSTSVEVALKMALGYWANTGRPRHGIVVMENGYHGDTFGGMSVGERGTFNDPYAPLLFDVLRLPFPHAGREQDTVDAFEKILRESRDTIAALILEPLVLGAAGMLMYPPSVLKSLHDLCKKHSVFFIADEVMTGWGRTGTRFSCAQAGVTPDILCLSKGLTSGSLPLAVTLCTGGIFQAFYSTDRRKTFFHSSSYSGNPLACAAALASLELWDEEPVTQRIQAISAYHAKALPVLARHPSVTTTRHTGTIAALDLVTPSQGYLSALGPQLYRAFLDKGLLLRPLGNTIYILPPYCVTTEDLDVIYSGIAEALDTVGCGAAQPAV; from the coding sequence ATGACCTCTCCCATCTGGCATCCGTTTACCCAGCATGCGCTGTTTCCCGAGGCGATTCATATCGAGCGCGCGCAAGGGGCGTATCTGTATACAAAGGACGGGCGGCGGATTATTGACGCCATCGCCTCGTGGTGGGTGAATGTGCACGGCCACTGTCACCCGAAAATCACCGCGGCGATCCGCAGGCAGGCAGAGACTTTGGACCAGATCATTTTCGCCGGCTTTACCCACGAGCCCGCGGAAAATCTGGCGCGAAAGCTGATCGATATCACCGGTCTCCAGCACGTGTTCTTTTCCGACAGCGGATCCACATCGGTCGAGGTCGCGCTGAAAATGGCCCTTGGTTATTGGGCCAACACAGGCCGCCCGCGCCACGGCATTGTGGTGATGGAAAACGGCTATCATGGCGATACGTTCGGCGGCATGTCGGTGGGCGAGCGGGGCACGTTCAACGACCCCTACGCGCCGCTGCTGTTCGATGTGTTGCGCCTGCCGTTCCCCCATGCGGGCCGGGAACAGGACACAGTGGATGCCTTCGAGAAAATCCTGCGCGAGAGCCGGGACACAATCGCCGCGCTGATCCTGGAGCCTCTGGTGCTGGGCGCGGCGGGGATGCTGATGTACCCGCCTTCTGTCCTGAAATCACTCCATGATCTGTGCAAAAAGCACAGCGTGTTTTTCATCGCGGACGAGGTGATGACCGGCTGGGGCCGCACGGGCACACGCTTTTCCTGCGCGCAGGCCGGGGTCACGCCTGACATCCTGTGCCTGTCCAAGGGCCTGACCAGCGGGTCCCTGCCACTCGCTGTGACCTTGTGTACCGGCGGGATTTTTCAGGCTTTTTATTCCACCGACCGGCGCAAGACATTTTTCCATTCGTCGTCGTACAGCGGCAATCCGCTGGCCTGTGCAGCGGCACTGGCCTCGCTGGAGCTGTGGGATGAGGAGCCGGTCACCCAGCGCATCCAGGCCATTTCCGCATACCATGCCAAAGCCCTGCCCGTACTGGCGCGGCACCCGTCTGTTACGACCACACGGCACACCGGCACCATCGCGGCGCTGGATCTGGTTACGCCGTCGCAGGGCTATCTTTCCGCCTTGGGGCCACAGCTGTACCGCGCCTTTCTGGACAAGGGCCTGCTGTTGCGTCCGCTGGGCAACACGATCTACATTTTACCGCCTTACTGCGTGACCACGGAGGATCTGGATGTCATCTACAGCGGAATTGCCGAGGCCCTGGACACTGTCGGGTGTGGCGCTGCGCAGCCAGCCGTTTAA
- the bioD gene encoding dethiobiotin synthase, which produces MKHPAFIITGTDTGIGKTVCSAVLTLGLKGCYWKPVQSGTAEGTDTQAVRTMTGLPDDHFLPEVYCLKEPLSPHRAAELDGVVIDPGQLEIPDCDRPLIVEGAGGLMVPLTREVLYVDVFRRWNVPVILCARTGLGTINHTLLSVEVLKSRGIPLHGLVLIGPDNPDNMRTIREFTGTRILGHIPPLPALEPQALQRVFEASFDL; this is translated from the coding sequence ATGAAACATCCTGCATTTATCATTACCGGCACGGATACGGGCATCGGCAAGACGGTGTGTTCGGCTGTGCTGACCCTGGGACTGAAAGGCTGCTACTGGAAGCCGGTGCAGTCCGGCACGGCGGAGGGAACGGATACGCAGGCGGTGCGGACCATGACGGGCCTGCCCGATGACCATTTCCTGCCGGAGGTGTATTGCCTGAAAGAACCCCTGTCGCCCCACCGGGCGGCGGAGCTGGATGGCGTTGTGATTGATCCCGGACAGCTGGAGATCCCGGACTGCGACAGGCCCCTGATTGTCGAGGGGGCAGGGGGTCTGATGGTGCCTCTGACCCGCGAGGTTCTCTATGTCGACGTGTTCAGACGCTGGAATGTACCAGTGATCCTGTGCGCCCGCACGGGCCTTGGGACCATCAATCACACCCTGCTGTCGGTCGAGGTCCTGAAATCACGGGGCATTCCGCTGCACGGCCTGGTGCTCATCGGGCCGGACAATCCGGATAATATGCGCACCATCCGCGAGTTCACCGGTACCCGCATTCTGGGCCACATCCCGCCGCTGCCGGCACTGGAACCCCAAGCACTGCAAAGGGTTTTTGAGGCATCATTTGACCTGTAA
- a CDS encoding polyprenyl synthetase family protein, translated as MEALTALVAPDLKAVNDLIVRRMHSPVAMIPQLAGYIIAAGGKRLRPVLTLAAARLCGYTGQRHHALAACVEFIHTATLLHDDVVDESLMRRGQASANAVFGNQASVLVGDFLFSRAFQLMVEDGSLEVLGILSRASAVIAEGEVLQLSRAHSLEMTQQDYLEIVTAKTAELFAAACQVGAVVADRPATEVAALRRYGLALGMAFQMADDVLDYRSGLGKSPGDDFREGKVTLPVLLAFHAGDDQEKAFWKQTMEDKTQKDGDLEHAQALLVRRHAPQATLDMARQHTQQAWQTLNAFPDSPARQALTDILDFVVNRAR; from the coding sequence ATGGAGGCTCTGACGGCTCTGGTGGCGCCAGACCTGAAGGCCGTGAACGACCTGATCGTCCGGCGGATGCATTCCCCTGTCGCCATGATCCCGCAACTGGCCGGATATATTATCGCCGCGGGAGGCAAGCGCCTGCGCCCTGTGCTCACCCTGGCCGCCGCCCGGCTGTGCGGATACACGGGCCAGCGGCACCACGCCCTGGCGGCCTGTGTCGAGTTCATCCATACGGCCACCCTTCTGCACGACGATGTGGTGGATGAAAGCCTGATGCGGCGGGGGCAAGCCTCGGCCAATGCAGTGTTCGGAAACCAGGCCAGTGTCCTGGTGGGTGATTTTCTGTTCAGCCGGGCCTTCCAGCTGATGGTCGAGGATGGTTCACTGGAGGTTCTGGGTATCCTGTCCCGCGCCTCGGCCGTCATTGCGGAAGGAGAGGTCCTGCAGCTGAGCCGCGCCCACAGCCTAGAAATGACACAACAGGACTATCTGGAAATTGTCACCGCCAAGACTGCCGAGCTGTTTGCCGCCGCATGCCAGGTGGGCGCCGTGGTGGCCGACCGCCCGGCAACAGAGGTTGCAGCCCTGCGCCGCTATGGTCTGGCGCTGGGTATGGCATTCCAGATGGCCGATGATGTTCTGGACTACCGGTCCGGACTGGGCAAATCCCCCGGCGATGATTTCCGCGAAGGCAAGGTAACCCTGCCCGTCCTGCTGGCTTTCCATGCCGGCGACGACCAGGAAAAGGCTTTCTGGAAACAGACCATGGAAGACAAGACCCAGAAAGACGGTGACCTGGAGCACGCCCAGGCCCTTCTGGTCCGCCGCCATGCTCCTCAGGCCACGCTGGATATGGCCAGGCAGCACACGCAGCAGGCCTGGCAGACGCTGAACGCTTTCCCGGACAGCCCGGCGCGACAGGCGCTGACCGATATTCTGGACTTTGTGGTCAACCGGGCGCGGTAG